A stretch of the Vitis vinifera cultivar Pinot Noir 40024 chromosome 16, ASM3070453v1 genome encodes the following:
- the LOC100266587 gene encoding probable calcium-binding protein CML18: MSASEPVKLDDEQLGELREIFRSFDRNNDGSLTQLELGSLLRSLGLKPSEDQLDSLIQKADRNSNGLIEFSEFVALVEPELIPAKCPYNEEQLRMIFRMFDRDDKGYITAAELAHSMAKLGHALTANELTGMIKEADTDGDGCINFQEFSQAITSAAFDNLWG, from the coding sequence ATGAGTGCAAGCGAACCTGTGAAGCTGGATGATGAGCAGCTAGGGGAGCTGCGAGAAATTTTCCGATCATTTGATCGGAACAATGATGGGAGTTTGACCCAGCTTGAGCTTGGATCACTGCTTAGGTCACTGGGTCTGAAACCCAGTGAGGATCAACTCGATTCATTGATCCAAAAGGCGGATAGAAACAGCAACGGCCTAATTGAGTTTTCAGAGTTTGTGGCACTGGTGGAGCCGGAGCTGATTCCGGCAAAGTGTCCATACAATGAGGAGCAGTTGAGGATGATTTTTCGGATGTTTGATAGGGATGATAAGGGGTACATCACGGCTGCAGAGCTGGCCCACTCCATGGCCAAGTTGGGCCATGCGCTCACTGCGAATGAGCTGACAGGGATGATCAAAGAGGCTGACACCGACGGTGATGGCTGCATTAACTTTCAGGAGTTTTCTCAGGCTATAACATCTGCAGCTTTTGACAATTTGTGGGGTTGA